The following are from one region of the Silene latifolia isolate original U9 population chromosome 9, ASM4854445v1, whole genome shotgun sequence genome:
- the LOC141599041 gene encoding serine/threonine-protein kinase-like protein At5g23170, whose amino-acid sequence MREFEYEELSKATKHFSNSQIIGKGSHGCIYKGSLEDGQVVAIKRWSLGLQNLQDNTKLDNEASILSSLPKTHHIVSLLGTSPDSIRSIRQINKVTSVAMLVMELIPNGTLHDLLHTNSHPSIILTWEKRVEIALQIARALQFLHTLKPKVIHRDIKSTNILLDNNFRPKLIDFGLAVRLDDVAVNRLPGRVNRVIPTTQPAGTIGYLDPSYTTPCMLSTKNDVFSFGVVLLEIITGEKVIDATRSTTSLIDWVVPLVEKREFSRIFDQKMTFSRFMEGVMMQVLDLAIRCVSSNVDDRPTSDEIVHKLENCYYSLLQGLRRPIWVKFISGFIILKRRRRERAMVSKKWENGVTSIKCVACQRDVIPHNNNEVSFRKLLLKDFLADMNDHLV is encoded by the coding sequence ATGAGGGAGTTTGAGTATGAGGAGCTTAGTAAAGCTACAAAGCATTTCTCCAATTCACAAATCATTGGTAAAGGAAGccatggatgcatctacaaaggTTCACTTGAAGACGGGCAAGTCGTAGCGATAAAGAGATGGTCACTTGGGCTTCAAAATCTCCAAGACAACACCAAACTCGACAACGAAGCATCTATTCTTTCCTCCCTTCCAAAAACTCACCACATTGTTAGTTTACTCGGAACTAGTCCTGACTCAATTAGAAGTATCCGACAGATCAACAAGGTTACTAGTGTTGCTATGTTAGTCATGGAGTTAATACCAAATGGTACACTACATGACTTGTTACATACCAACTCCCATCCCTCAATCATCTTAACTTGGGAAAAACGTGTCGAAATCGCCCTTCAAATTGCAAGAGCCTTACAATTTCTACATACCCTTAAACCAAAGGTAATTCATAGGGATATCAAGTCAACCAACATATTGCTTGACAATAATTTTAGGCCAAAGTTAATAGACTTTGGTTTAGCCGTAAGGCTCGATGACGTGGCAGTTAATCGACTTCCCGGCCGTGTTAACCGTGTTATCCCAACGACTCAACCCGCCGGTACAATTGGGTACTTGGACCCAAGTTATACCACTCCATGCATGCTAAGCACTAAAAATGATGTGTTTAGCTTTGGAGTTGTATTGTTGGAGATAATTACCGGCGAAAAGGTGATTGATGCAACAAGGTCTACAACTTCCTTGATTGATTGGGTCGTACCATTGGTCGAAAAGCGAGAATTTAGTcgaattttcgaccaaaaaatGACATTTTCAAGGTTCATGGAAGGTGTTATGATGCAAGTTTTAGACTTGGCTATTCGTTGTGTGTCTTCTAATGTTGATGATCGTCCAACAAGTGATGAGATTGTTCATAAATTGGAGAATTGTTATTATAGTTTACTACAAGGTTTGAGACGACCAATTTGGGTGAAATTTATTAGCGGATTTATAATCTTGAAAAGAAGAAGACGCGAAAGAGCTATGGTGTCCAAGAAATGGGAAAATGGTGTGACATCCATAAAATGTGTAGCATGTCAAAGGGATGTAATTCCACATAACAATAATGAGGTTTCGTTCCGAAAATTGTTGTTAAAGGATTTTCTAGCTGATATGAATGATCATCTAGTGTAA